In the Syntrophomonadaceae bacterium genome, CTCCAAAGGAAGAAAAACTGCAAACTGTATTTTTTGCCCTGGATAGAAAATGGATATGAGCTTATGCAAAATGAAATTCCCGATGCTGAACTCGCGTGGACTCTTGCTCGTTGCAGCGTTCGTTTGCCTACGATGCTTTGCGCTCCCTGGATGATTGATAACACCATAGCGACACTAGAGAACCTTAACCGGGAACAGCTTTTTGAGTGGCAGAAATCGCCATGGCTTAAGGGTGAGTTGTTTTTGATTCTTGACGAAAATAATTCTGCAAATCTTTGTGGTTATCGCTTAATCTATGATCAAGACCTTGGATTAATCTGTAATAAGGAGGATAAGCCGGATGACTAAAGAGGAATTTAATCTGTTGTATGAGCCGTGGATACTTGTCATGAAACCGGACGGCAATACAGAAGAAGTATCCCTGCTAGAATTGTTTCAATATGCACCAAAGTGGCGCGGGCTTGCGGGCGAATTGCCGACGCAGGACGTGGCAGTATTGCGGTTGTTGTTAGCGATTTTGCATGCGTCTTTCGGTCGATACGATCTTGACGGAAATTACGACCCACCAACATCGCCTGTTGCCGCGTTGAAGCGTTGGAAAGCCATCTGGGAACGGGGTGAATTCCCCATGGGAATCATAAAGGACTATCTGTTGCATTTTGAAGACCGTTTTTGGCTCTTCCACCCGGCACATCCATTTTATCAGGTGGCAGATATGGACAAAGCAACCGATTATACCGCCGCCAAGCTTAATGGAGAGTTGTCAGAAAGCGGCAATAAAACCCGCTTGTTTCCACAGCGTACCGGGGAAGCCAAAGCCAGGTTGCGCCACTCAGAAGCTGCCCGATGGCTGCTTTATGTCAATGCATTTGATGATACCTCAGCCAAGCCAAAAGAGAAGGGTCTGCCGAGCCCTGGCGCAGGATGGTTGGGGAGACTGGGGCTAATCATTGCAGTTGGTGATAACTTGTTTCAAACACTTCTGCTCAATCTGGTATTTCTCAAAAACGGAGAAGACGAGCTTTGGGGCGAGGAGATGCCAATATGGGAACAACCGATTAGAACAGGGGAGCGAACCAAAATAACGATGCCAGACAACCCCTCTGGGCTTTTGAGCATGCAATCCCGCCGTCTGTTGCTCAAGCGCGAAGAAGATTCGGTTTTCGGGTTCGCGCTTTTGGGAGGCGACTTTTTTGCAAAGGAAAACGCATTCACTGAACAGATGACCGTATGGAGAAACGCTGCAAAGAAAGAAACCGATCCGCAAGAATATCATCCTAAACGTCACGATCCTGCTCGTCAGATTTGGAGGGATTTCCCTGCTCTTGTTGCTCAGGGTGAAGGCATGCGCCGTTCAGGGGTTGTCAACTGGCTTGCCCGGTTAATAAGGGACAACCTAATTTTACGTTCGCATTATTGCTTTCAAATCGCTGCCGTTAGATATGGCGATAAAGATTTTTTCATCGATGATGTATTCAGTGACTCGATTTCTTTTAACGCAGGGTTGTTGACCGAAATGAGAACGGATTGGATCAACCGCATTATTGATGAGTTGGAGACCACAGAAAAGCTTGCCCAGAAAGCAGGACATCTGGCACAAAACCTTGCCAAGGCCGCCGGTAATGGAAAAGACGGCAAAGCGCAAAAAGTGGCTGCAATAGAACAGGCGTATTTCCGCTTGGACATGCCATTTCGCAGATGGCTGGAAGAAATTGTCCCGGAGCGGGACGGGATGGACACGGTCTGTGATCAATGGTGGGAGCAAGCAAGGAGTATCGTTCGAGGCTTAGGCAAAGAGATAGTAGAACAGGCAGGACCGCAGGCGTTTGCCGGTCGCACCATAAAAGAAAACAAAAAGGAGCAGCGTTATACCGCACCGGAAGCATTTAATCAATTTTTATATTACACGTCAACCCGCGACGCATTGAAAGGAGGGAGATAGAATTGACTGATCAAGCAAAACAGGCAAGTGGGTTTGTAAAACGGAAAATTGCTTGGCTAGCAGAGAGTAAAAATGATTCTGTAGTCAGGGCAACACTGGCAAGTTTACGGCGAGGCATCGGCAAAGCACCTGGCAGTATGCCGGATCTTTGGGATGTGACGCTGGGCGGCCTGTCGGAAGGGTTGCTGAGTAAAGGCGATGAGCCGACACGTGGGGAATGGGCAGTACATACGGCATTGACCCTTTATGCCTTGCACCAGCAGGGAAAAGATCCAAAGAAGCAATGCATGAACAAAGAAGGAGAATCTTTCGGCACTGCTGTTCGAAAACTGGCCGAACATGATAAGAATAATGAAGACGCTGTAAGGAGGCGTTTTAACGCTACAGCTGTATCGGACAGCTTTGAGAGATTTTCATGGTACTTGCGGGGTCTGATTCAGTTGTTAAAGGCAAAAGATATACCGCTGGATTACTCCGCACTGACGGAAGATTTGTATTGGTATCAATTTCCCGACAGGCGGGATAGTATTCGCCTGAAATGGGGGCAGGATTTTTATCGTTCTGCCAAAAAAGAAGAAACAAACGGCGAAGCTAAATAAAAAAGAAAAGGAGAATAATAACAATGGAAAATAAAAGAATTTATGTAGATGTGCATGTTTTGCAGACGGTGCCGCCGAGTTGCGTTAACCGTGATGATACAGGCAGCCCCAAGACTGCTATATACGGCGGAACGACACGCGCACGTGTTTCATCGCAGAGTTGGAAGCGAGCCATGCGGCTAATGTTCAGGGAACTATTGCCATCCGAGATGATAGGAGTGCGCACCAAAAAAATTGTCAGCATGATAGCGGACGAAATTCATAAGCTGGATGCCAATGCTAACGCGGAAGTATTGGCACAGGTTATCCTGACAAATGCCGGGCTAAAACTAAAGCCGCCGAAAAAGGGTAAAAAGGGGAATGAGGGATTAGAAGAAATAGAAGGAATAGAAGGGGCAGAAGGAACAGGAGCGCTGTTTTTCCTGAGCGTTGCACAGGCAAAAGCATTAGCGAAACTGGCGGTGGAAGATCCTGAAACAACAAAAGAGAAACCATCAAAGGAGGCTAAGGAAAAAGTGCAAAATGCACTAAAGCAGTCTCCCAGCGTAGATATCGCGTTGTTTGGGCGCATGGTGGCGGATGACCCTTCGTTGAATACGGATGCCTGCGCCCAGGTGGCTCACAGCATTTCAACGCACAAGGTTAGTAACGAATACGACTATTTCACTGCCGTAGACGACCTTTCCGAGGAAGATAGTGCAGGTGCGGGACACCTTGGCACGGTGGAATTCAATTCATCAACTCTCTATCGTTATGCGACAGTTGCAGTACATGAACTGCACAGTCAACTGGGAGACGATGCAGTAGGGGCAGTTAATCAATTTATCCGTGCCTTCGTTTGTTCCATGCCGACCGGCAAGCAAAATACCTTTGCCAATCGCACGTTGCCGGACGCTATATTGGTTACAATACGAAAGGATCAACCGATTAACTTCGTTGGAGCGTTTGAAAAGCCCGTACCAACCAGTGATGAGGGCTATGTGTCTGATTCAGCAAAACGGCTGGTTGCCCATGCCAGGAGTATTTATAATAGCTTTGCCAAAGAGCCGGTGCTATCGCTGGTAACAGGTGATCTGCTTTCCGGGTTGGGTAGCGCACAACCACTGGATGAGTCTCTAGTTTTGTGTGCAGAGGGGCTTCGTAAATATCTGGCAAATGGTGGGATAAGGCAATGAGCACACTGCTTTTGCGTTTAGCAGCACCCATGCAATCATGGGGGATGGACTCAAAATTTGAGCGGCGCTATACCGAACGGTGCCCTACTAAAAGTGGCGTTATTGGTTTGGTTGCTGCGGCATTAGGGCGACGGCGCAATGAAAGTATAGAAGACCTAAGCGCGCTGCGCTTTGGCGTACGCATAGACCAAGAGGGAGCGCTTTTGCGAGATTACCATACATCAAAAAGTAGCGAACATCCGTATGAATCTAATCGCTACTACCTGTCAGATGCGGTTTTTCTAGCAGGTCTAGAAGGGGATGAGAAGTTTTTGTCAGACATCGAACAGGCTTTGAGTTTTCCTGTTTTTCCGCTTTTTCTGGGGCGTCGCTCCTGCCCGCCGGAAGGCCGGGTTTCGCTTGGTATTCGCAAGGGAAAAGCTCTTTTGGAAGCGTTGCAGGAAGAGCCATTACTGATTAGCGATTGGGCTAAGAAAAAAGAACCTTCCGGAGAGCCTTCCAAAAAAAGCTTGCGTATTGTAGCAGATGCAACGGAAGAGGATACAGCCGTCTATTATCAGCGCGATATGCCGATTTCTTTTGACCAGACACACCGCAGATTTGGGTTTCGCCGTGTTTTCGAATATAAGTTGCACTCTGGTTCTGATTCACTTAACCGGCATACTTCAACGCCTGGGATAACTGCGCACGACCCAATGGCAGAATTAGAGGAGGGGTAGTCGATGTATTTATCTCGTATTCCGCTCAACGTCAAACGAAGAGATACAATGCAGGCACTTGCTTCACCGCATGTTTTCCACAGCGAGGTAGAGTTAAGTTTTCAGCGCAGAATGGACGATGAACATAAGCGTATGCTCTGGCGTGTAGATTATTTTGGAGAAATGTGTTATTTATTGGTGCTCACCGCAGATCTGCCAGAATTCAACCATATTGCCAATAAATTCGGTTACGGGCAATGGGAACATAAGAATTATAACCCGCTGCTGGCCCGGTTAGAACAAGGCCAGTTTTGGCGGTTTCGCCTGCGTGCCAACCCCGTACACAGCAGCTTTGCAGAAAAAAACGAAAAGTCAAATCGCGGTAAAGTCTTTGCTCATGTAACACAGCAGCAGCAAAAACAATGGTTAACTGATCGGGCACAGGCCTATGGTTTCTCACTGCAAGAAAATGCATTCGATGTTGTTCATACAGAGTGGAAGAAATTCTATAAAACAAAAGGGAAAAGCCACGGGATTACTCTGCGTATAGCTGACTTTGAGGGGATATTAACTATATCTGATATAGATTCCTTCAGGAATGCGCTGATACATGGGATTGGACGGGCAAAAGCATATGGTTGCGGGCTCTTGACGCTTGCGCGTTATAAGGTTGGTCACGATGAGTAACTTGCCGGGAATTGAAAAACCAAAATTGTATATGTTGCCAACTATAAGGGACAGGCTGTCGTTCCTGTACCTGGAGCATTGCCTGATAAGTCGCCAGGATGGAGCTATTACCGTGACAGATGCACGAGGGACGGTTTGCGTACCGGCAGCGTCACTCAGCGTGCTGTTATTAGGTCCCGGCACTAACGTTTCCCATCGTGCAATGGAATTAATCGGCGATGCGGGAACCAGCATCATCTGGGTAGGAGAGCATGGTGTGCGCTATTATGCCCATGGGCGTCCGTTGACACATTCTGCACGCTTGCTGATCCGGCAAGCAGAGCTGGTTTCCAATGTGCGGTCGCGAATTGCTGTTGCCCGCCAGATGTATCAATTGCGTTTTCCCGACGAAGATGTTTCCGATCTGACGATGCAGCAACTGCGCGGGCGGGAAGGTGCGCGTGTCAGGGCAATCTACCGCCGCGCTTCCAAGCAAACAGGTGTTCCTTGGCATGGGCGGGAGTATGACCCCGATAATTATGCCGGCAGCGATGCGGTTAATATGGCACTGTCAGCTGCGCACGCTTGCCTGTACGGTGTTCTTCACAGCGTAATCGTAGCTTTGGGATGTTCGCCTGGATTGGGTTTTGTGCATACTGGGCACGAGCGCTCTTTTGTTTACGACCTTGCTGACCTCTACAAAGCGGATCTTAGTATTCCCATTGCATTTGAAACCGCAGCAACAAAGCCGGATGATATTGGTGCCGTTACAAGGCGCAGAATGCGTGACGCAATATCAGGCGGACGCATTCTTGAGCAATCCGTTAAGGATATACAACGGTTGCTTATTGGGGATGCGAAAGAAACGGAGGAAATTGAAGTAAACGTGCTTCATCTTTGGGATGAAAAAAAAGGCCTTGTCCCGAACGCAATTTCCTACGGAAAAGAGATCGATGAAGCTGAAGGGGAAAGGTTAGCAGACGGTTATGGCAAAATTATTGAGGATAAAGTATGATTGTAATTACATTAACAGACTGTCCTCCCGCCCTGCGCGGTGATTTGACCAAATGGCTGCAGGAAATCAATACCGGCGTATATGTTGGGCAAGTGAGCGCAAGGGTTCGAGACGAGATATGGAAACGGGTGAAAGATAGTGCCAAATCCGGCAGAGCGACACTGGTGTTTAGTGCAAATAACGAACAGCGCATGGATTTTCGTGTCCACAACACCAGCTGGGAACCAATTGATTTTGACGGGTTGAAGCTGATGCTGCGACCCAGCCCTGCACGTGTTAAGAGACTAAGCGAACTGCGAACAGGCTTTAGCAATGCAGCAAAAATGCAAAAGGCAAAAAAAATGTCGGGGAGTAATCGTAGCGGCAAGCCATTGCCGGAAAGGTACATCATTGTGGATGTGGAAACGACAGGCTTGTCAGCAGTGGAGCACGAAATAATTGAAATTGGAGCAATTTTAGTGAACGGCAATGAAATTGAAGCAAAATTTCAGTCCCTGATAAAATCAAAAACAAAAATTCCTCAATCTATC is a window encoding:
- the casA gene encoding type I-E CRISPR-associated protein Cse1/CasA, producing MTKEEFNLLYEPWILVMKPDGNTEEVSLLELFQYAPKWRGLAGELPTQDVAVLRLLLAILHASFGRYDLDGNYDPPTSPVAALKRWKAIWERGEFPMGIIKDYLLHFEDRFWLFHPAHPFYQVADMDKATDYTAAKLNGELSESGNKTRLFPQRTGEAKARLRHSEAARWLLYVNAFDDTSAKPKEKGLPSPGAGWLGRLGLIIAVGDNLFQTLLLNLVFLKNGEDELWGEEMPIWEQPIRTGERTKITMPDNPSGLLSMQSRRLLLKREEDSVFGFALLGGDFFAKENAFTEQMTVWRNAAKKETDPQEYHPKRHDPARQIWRDFPALVAQGEGMRRSGVVNWLARLIRDNLILRSHYCFQIAAVRYGDKDFFIDDVFSDSISFNAGLLTEMRTDWINRIIDELETTEKLAQKAGHLAQNLAKAAGNGKDGKAQKVAAIEQAYFRLDMPFRRWLEEIVPERDGMDTVCDQWWEQARSIVRGLGKEIVEQAGPQAFAGRTIKENKKEQRYTAPEAFNQFLYYTSTRDALKGGR
- the casB gene encoding type I-E CRISPR-associated protein Cse2/CasB → MAWLAESKNDSVVRATLASLRRGIGKAPGSMPDLWDVTLGGLSEGLLSKGDEPTRGEWAVHTALTLYALHQQGKDPKKQCMNKEGESFGTAVRKLAEHDKNNEDAVRRRFNATAVSDSFERFSWYLRGLIQLLKAKDIPLDYSALTEDLYWYQFPDRRDSIRLKWGQDFYRSAKKEETNGEAK
- the cas7e gene encoding type I-E CRISPR-associated protein Cas7/Cse4/CasC, with protein sequence MENKRIYVDVHVLQTVPPSCVNRDDTGSPKTAIYGGTTRARVSSQSWKRAMRLMFRELLPSEMIGVRTKKIVSMIADEIHKLDANANAEVLAQVILTNAGLKLKPPKKGKKGNEGLEEIEGIEGAEGTGALFFLSVAQAKALAKLAVEDPETTKEKPSKEAKEKVQNALKQSPSVDIALFGRMVADDPSLNTDACAQVAHSISTHKVSNEYDYFTAVDDLSEEDSAGAGHLGTVEFNSSTLYRYATVAVHELHSQLGDDAVGAVNQFIRAFVCSMPTGKQNTFANRTLPDAILVTIRKDQPINFVGAFEKPVPTSDEGYVSDSAKRLVAHARSIYNSFAKEPVLSLVTGDLLSGLGSAQPLDESLVLCAEGLRKYLANGGIRQ
- the cas5e gene encoding type I-E CRISPR-associated protein Cas5/CasD, whose product is MSTLLLRLAAPMQSWGMDSKFERRYTERCPTKSGVIGLVAAALGRRRNESIEDLSALRFGVRIDQEGALLRDYHTSKSSEHPYESNRYYLSDAVFLAGLEGDEKFLSDIEQALSFPVFPLFLGRRSCPPEGRVSLGIRKGKALLEALQEEPLLISDWAKKKEPSGEPSKKSLRIVADATEEDTAVYYQRDMPISFDQTHRRFGFRRVFEYKLHSGSDSLNRHTSTPGITAHDPMAELEEG
- the cas6e gene encoding type I-E CRISPR-associated protein Cas6/Cse3/CasE, whose amino-acid sequence is MYLSRIPLNVKRRDTMQALASPHVFHSEVELSFQRRMDDEHKRMLWRVDYFGEMCYLLVLTADLPEFNHIANKFGYGQWEHKNYNPLLARLEQGQFWRFRLRANPVHSSFAEKNEKSNRGKVFAHVTQQQQKQWLTDRAQAYGFSLQENAFDVVHTEWKKFYKTKGKSHGITLRIADFEGILTISDIDSFRNALIHGIGRAKAYGCGLLTLARYKVGHDE
- the cas1e gene encoding type I-E CRISPR-associated endonuclease Cas1 translates to MSNLPGIEKPKLYMLPTIRDRLSFLYLEHCLISRQDGAITVTDARGTVCVPAASLSVLLLGPGTNVSHRAMELIGDAGTSIIWVGEHGVRYYAHGRPLTHSARLLIRQAELVSNVRSRIAVARQMYQLRFPDEDVSDLTMQQLRGREGARVRAIYRRASKQTGVPWHGREYDPDNYAGSDAVNMALSAAHACLYGVLHSVIVALGCSPGLGFVHTGHERSFVYDLADLYKADLSIPIAFETAATKPDDIGAVTRRRMRDAISGGRILEQSVKDIQRLLIGDAKETEEIEVNVLHLWDEKKGLVPNAISYGKEIDEAEGERLADGYGKIIEDKV
- the cas2e gene encoding type I-E CRISPR-associated endoribonuclease Cas2, with product MIVITLTDCPPALRGDLTKWLQEINTGVYVGQVSARVRDEIWKRVKDSAKSGRATLVFSANNEQRMDFRVHNTSWEPIDFDGLKLMLRPSPARVKRLSELRTGFSNAAKMQKAKKMSGSNRSGKPLPERYIIVDVETTGLSAVEHEIIEIGAILVNGNEIEAKFQSLIKSKTKIPQSIATLTGLSDEILQQDGRELAEVLVEFLAFAGDLPVVSHNANFDCGFLRAACESCGLPLFSNQYIDTLALARRLVDDVDNYKLATLLGHFGIEKSGMHRSIEDCLFTKKLYEKLIEIRQLKN